The sequence below is a genomic window from Haloferax mediterranei ATCC 33500.
ACGCGATTACGGCGAGCACAACGAGCAAGCGCCGTGACCGGACTCGTTCCAGAAAATCCGCTCTCGCAATGTGGTAGAGTCGGCGCATATTAGCCCCCATCCTGTTGGTCGATTCTCTGAAGGTACGCATCCTCCAGCGTCGGAGAAACCGGTGTCGCATCGTCTGTCGGGGGTGTCTCTGCTATCAGTCGAGCCTTGACACCGTCAGCGCGCTGGACACTGCTACACACCTGATACTCTTCCCGAAGCGTAGACAATTCGCTGCGCGGAACGAGACACTCATACACATTCCCAGTGACGTGACTGACAAGTTCCTCAACGTTCGCGTGGGTTACCAATCGACCCTCGTCGAGGATGGCGATTTTGTTCGCAGTCGCTTCAACGTCCGGGACAATATGTGTCGAGAGGATAACAACCCGACCGGCAGCAGTGTTGGACAGGGCGCTTCGCAAGCGGACCCGTTCTTCGGGGTCTAACCCGACTGTCGGTTCGTCGGCGATGAGCAGGTCCGGGTCGTTGAGCAACGCCTGTGCGATACCAACCCGCTGACGCATCCCGCCCGAGAACGTCTTGAGCTTTCGATTTCGAACGTCTACCAGATTCGTGAGAGATATCATCTCATCGGTTCGCGCACTCGCGGTCTCGCTGTCGAGACCACGCAACGCTGCCATATACTCGAGGAACTCTTCGAGCGTTAAATCAGGGTAGACGCCGAAATTCTGCGGCAAGTAACCGAGAACCGACCGGACGGTATCGGGCGACTCGAGGATGTTCGTCCCCTCCCAGAAGGCGGTGCCGCTCGTTGGTTTCATAACCGTCGTGAGAATGCTCATGAGGGTGGATTTTCCGGCCCCATTCGGACCTAACAGGCCGTGAATCCCTTCATCCAATTCCAGAGAAACGTCGCGTATGCCCCAAACATCCTCTGTATATTTCTTTCCCAGTGACTCGGTGCGAAGCTTCATGATAGGTAATCTATGAATCGTGCAAATGTGTTTTTTGATTGATTTGATGTTGTGTCGATAGATGGGAGAAGATAATTTCCATGTTCACTCGGAGTTCCCAGACTTCGAGATTGGCTTGCAACGTCCAAATCTGCTTGGGAGACGTCACCTCTCGCTGGTAGAACCAATTATGCTTCCGGAAAGTAACAGCCCTCTTGTTGCGGCTTTCACCGAGTTTAGCCAGAATGAGAACAGGAGAACAAGTGTGAGATTCAGAGGCGTGCTAAACCTGTTTCCAGAGAGGTAACAGCTTATACGGTCACACGCCGCCGAACCGCGACGGCAACGTCGACGAGCATCTTCTTTTTCATCATGGCGAAGCCGAAGAAGATAGCGCCGAAGCCGACGAGCGCTGTCGTATCGATGGCGTGGCCGAGGAGGACCCAACTCATGAGCGCCGCAACGACGGGTTCGACGTAGCCGATGAGATTGAGTTCCGTCGGGCCGAGGCGGTCCAGCAGTTCGAAGTAGAGGAGGAACGCCACCGCGCCGGAGATGAGCGTCAGATAGAGGAACGACGCGATTCCGGTCGGTGCCCACTCGATGGCAGAAAGCGACTCGCCGCGGAACAACGCCCAGATGTGGAGGATGACACCGCCGCCGAACATCGTCCACGCCTGCATCGACTGAACCGGCAGGTCCGTACGGAGCGGCCGGGTGAGGACCGCACCGAGGGCGAACGAGACGGCACCGAAGAAGATGAGCACGATGCCGAGGCCCTGTGCGGAGTCGAAGAGACCGGCCCCGGGGTTGGCGACGAGAACGACGCCGGCGAATCCGGAGAGCAATCCCAGCACGCCCGTTTTCCCGAGCGACTGGTTCGAGAGAATCGCCGACGCGAAGACGGCAGTCAGGATGGGCGAGAGGCTAATGATAATCGAGGCGACGGCACCGGGGACGTGTTTCTGGCCGAGGTAGAGAAGACCGTGATAGGCGGCGATGATGAACACCGCACCGATGGCTGTCGCGAGCAGTTCGTCTCTGGTCTGTGGCCGCCAGCGGTCGGTCGAGTACACGGCGTACGCCAGCATCACGAGACCGGCGAGTTCGTAGCGGACCGCCGCAAACGTCAAGGTCGGGAAGAACTCCAACCCGACCTCGATGGCGACGAAGGACGTGCCCCACATCGCCGCGAGGGCGACGAACAACAGGGGCGTCGTCGGAATATTTCTCCAAGTGGTTCGCGTCATAGTCGAATCTACTCCAACATCCGACCCCGACGTTGTTAAATCCTTCTACAAAATAGGAGAGAATAGTTGAATCTTTCATTGACTAATAGACGATTTGCTGTATTTGAGTGCGTATAAATCGTTAAAATCCGAGAGGGTGAGAAGTACTGGCGAATACGGGGAACAGAACAAGGACTTACATCTACGCCCGTGACCAGTGTAGATATGGACGAGCGCGACGTGCGCCTGTTGAAGGCCATCGCGGACCTCGGGACAGGCAGTCCCGAGAAGTTACACGAAGCGACTGATATCCCGGTATCGACTATCCACTACCGGTTGAACAACCTGAAAGACGACGGCGTCATCGAGAACGACCTCTACGACATCGACCTCGAAGCGTTCGGTCTCGGCGTCACAGTCGTCATCGAAGTGTTAGCCGACTACAGTGGTTCGTACGAGGGTGTCGGCAACAAACTGCTGGAAATCGAAGGTGTCACCCAACTGTACTTCACGATGGGTGAGACGGACTTCATCGTCGTTGCACACCTCGCGGATTCCGACCGCGTCGAGCGACTCATCAACGACTTCGAGGCCATCTCGGAGGTCGAACGGACGAACTCGACGTTCGTTATCTCTACGATGCGCGACAGTCACAGAGCGCTCCAGAGCTACACGCTGGAGACGCTGTTGGACGAATTAGGCATCGAGAACTGAGAATCGCCCCACCGCTTACGCTTCCGTATTGCCAACGATAGCGTATGCCGGAGACCGTGCGAACGTGGCTAGTCGAGCGGACCTACTCGGACGACGAACAAAACATCATCATACTCGTGTACGCGACGCTGGACGGCACACGGTACCACAGAAAAGAGCGGTCACTGACGAGTTTCGAGTCCGACATTCGCGACACCTACGCCGCCATCGACGTGTCCGAAGGGGATTTGAGTCGCGTCACTGACGAAGAAACACGAGAAGTCTACGCCACGGCGGCGCAGGAAATGGCCGAGAAGCACGACCCGACGGACACCGTGTGACCGGAAAG
It includes:
- a CDS encoding ABC transporter ATP-binding protein, with amino-acid sequence MKLRTESLGKKYTEDVWGIRDVSLELDEGIHGLLGPNGAGKSTLMSILTTVMKPTSGTAFWEGTNILESPDTVRSVLGYLPQNFGVYPDLTLEEFLEYMAALRGLDSETASARTDEMISLTNLVDVRNRKLKTFSGGMRQRVGIAQALLNDPDLLIADEPTVGLDPEERVRLRSALSNTAAGRVVILSTHIVPDVEATANKIAILDEGRLVTHANVEELVSHVTGNVYECLVPRSELSTLREEYQVCSSVQRADGVKARLIAETPPTDDATPVSPTLEDAYLQRIDQQDGG
- a CDS encoding DMT family transporter, which produces MTRTTWRNIPTTPLLFVALAAMWGTSFVAIEVGLEFFPTLTFAAVRYELAGLVMLAYAVYSTDRWRPQTRDELLATAIGAVFIIAAYHGLLYLGQKHVPGAVASIIISLSPILTAVFASAILSNQSLGKTGVLGLLSGFAGVVLVANPGAGLFDSAQGLGIVLIFFGAVSFALGAVLTRPLRTDLPVQSMQAWTMFGGGVILHIWALFRGESLSAIEWAPTGIASFLYLTLISGAVAFLLYFELLDRLGPTELNLIGYVEPVVAALMSWVLLGHAIDTTALVGFGAIFFGFAMMKKKMLVDVAVAVRRRVTV
- a CDS encoding Lrp/AsnC family transcriptional regulator: MDERDVRLLKAIADLGTGSPEKLHEATDIPVSTIHYRLNNLKDDGVIENDLYDIDLEAFGLGVTVVIEVLADYSGSYEGVGNKLLEIEGVTQLYFTMGETDFIVVAHLADSDRVERLINDFEAISEVERTNSTFVISTMRDSHRALQSYTLETLLDELGIEN